In Thermotomaculum hydrothermale, a single genomic region encodes these proteins:
- the hydG gene encoding [FeFe] hydrogenase H-cluster radical SAM maturase HydG, translated as MVLTKETGFIDHEKIYEYLANTKPPERSEVEEILSHARELKGISFEETEKLLLVEDDELLEEIFKTANYIKNEIYGKRLVLFAPLYVSNLCNNDCVYCGFRVSNRKLKRATLTIEQVKEEIKSLVSQGHKRVLLVSGEGLGESALDYTIKCIEAIYSTKVGNGEIRRINVNIAPLSVEGFKRLKEAKIGTYQLFQETYHYPTYKKVHPRGPKSDYLYHLTAMDRAFKAGIDDVGVGILFGLYDYKFEILALLQHIRHLEKEFGLGPHTISVPRIEPADGAPLSYEPPYPVSDKEFKKIIALLRITVPYTGIILSTRETPEMRREAFSLGVSQISAGSRTNPGGYSSKDAGEQFSLGDHRTIDEVIYDVCKLGYIPSFCTGCYRLGRTGLDFMDLAKPGLIKLYCLPNAITTFKEYLVDYASAETREIGNKLIANMINEIPHEKIREKTVKYLQRIEKGERDLYF; from the coding sequence ATGGTTTTAACAAAAGAAACTGGCTTTATAGACCATGAAAAAATTTATGAGTATCTTGCAAATACAAAACCTCCTGAGAGAAGTGAGGTTGAAGAAATCTTATCCCATGCAAGAGAGTTAAAGGGAATTTCATTTGAGGAGACGGAGAAACTTCTCCTTGTTGAAGATGATGAGTTGCTTGAGGAGATATTTAAGACGGCAAATTATATAAAGAATGAGATATACGGCAAAAGGCTTGTTCTGTTTGCGCCATTATATGTATCCAATCTGTGTAACAATGATTGTGTTTACTGCGGATTCAGAGTAAGCAATAGAAAATTAAAGAGGGCAACTTTAACAATTGAACAGGTGAAAGAGGAGATAAAATCCCTCGTCTCTCAGGGGCATAAAAGGGTTTTACTTGTGTCTGGAGAGGGGTTGGGAGAAAGTGCCCTTGATTATACAATAAAGTGCATTGAGGCTATTTATTCAACAAAGGTTGGAAATGGTGAGATTAGAAGGATAAATGTAAACATTGCCCCTCTATCAGTTGAGGGATTTAAAAGGCTTAAAGAGGCAAAGATAGGCACCTATCAATTGTTTCAGGAAACCTATCATTACCCCACATACAAAAAGGTGCACCCAAGAGGCCCAAAGTCAGATTACCTTTATCACTTAACTGCTATGGACAGGGCTTTTAAAGCAGGAATTGACGATGTGGGAGTGGGCATACTCTTTGGTTTATACGATTACAAGTTTGAAATACTTGCTTTACTTCAACATATAAGACACCTTGAAAAAGAATTTGGACTGGGGCCTCATACAATATCTGTCCCAAGGATTGAGCCTGCTGATGGTGCGCCATTGTCTTATGAACCACCCTATCCGGTTTCAGATAAAGAATTCAAAAAGATTATTGCTCTTTTAAGGATAACAGTGCCTTATACTGGGATTATATTGAGCACGAGGGAGACCCCTGAAATGAGAAGAGAGGCATTTTCCTTAGGTGTATCTCAAATTAGTGCAGGCTCAAGAACAAACCCTGGCGGTTATTCTTCAAAGGATGCTGGAGAGCAATTTTCATTGGGAGACCATAGAACAATTGATGAGGTTATTTACGATGTGTGCAAATTAGGTTATATTCCTTCTTTTTGCACAGGCTGTTACAGGTTAGGGAGAACAGGGCTTGATTTTATGGATTTAGCAAAGCCAGGTTTGATAAAGCTGTACTGCCTGCCAAATGCAATTACAACATTTAAAGAGTACCTTGTTGATTACGCTTCCGCTGAGACAAGAGAAATAGGGAATAAGCTTATTGCAAACATGATTAACGAAATCCCCCATGAAAAAATAAGGGAAAAAACTGTAAAATATTTACAGAGAATTGAAAAGGGAGAAAGAGACCTTTACTTTTGA
- a CDS encoding lyase family protein, with amino-acid sequence MERDFYKETKKAKENFPVYFAFPPGEFIQSIFEVKLAALRVNYSLNFIEREIFEPMEEACFKGIEGEFNRFFPSLIQGGAGTSLNMAANEAIAFYVKEKYGKVVSLYDKVNLHQSTNDVIPSAVKITCMKLSRKLENSVLMLLNSLEKRERDFDGLVKPGLTQMQFAVPITLGREFSAYSSAISRDRWRVSKIIERLKELNIGGTAIGTGFKAPKKYIFSVINELRKITGLPVARAENLIDATQNLDVYVEVSGILTALSVNLFKIAGDLRFLSCSHINQIILKEVQAGSSIMPGKVNPVLPEFVQSCAIKVQSNHVAIQTACSNGNLELNPFLPLIAHSLFESFKLLTVSCEKLKYCIDTLQPNIEEFEKIKYNDFVVLYALSTIIGYEKAKNVFENAKEKEISVYKFAIENGIVSKKELDEALTPENLLKLGF; translated from the coding sequence ATGGAAAGAGATTTTTATAAAGAGACAAAAAAAGCAAAAGAGAATTTTCCTGTTTATTTTGCCTTTCCGCCAGGGGAATTTATTCAATCCATTTTTGAGGTAAAGTTAGCGGCTTTAAGGGTAAACTATTCTTTAAATTTTATTGAAAGAGAAATTTTTGAACCTATGGAAGAGGCCTGTTTTAAGGGGATAGAGGGGGAGTTTAACAGGTTTTTCCCTTCACTAATTCAGGGTGGCGCAGGCACCTCTTTAAATATGGCGGCTAATGAGGCTATTGCCTTTTATGTAAAGGAAAAGTATGGAAAAGTTGTTTCCCTTTACGATAAGGTTAACCTCCACCAGTCAACAAACGATGTGATTCCTTCTGCAGTTAAAATAACCTGTATGAAATTATCAAGAAAACTTGAAAACTCTGTTTTAATGCTTCTTAATTCTTTAGAAAAGAGGGAAAGAGATTTTGATGGTCTTGTTAAACCAGGTTTAACACAGATGCAATTTGCAGTGCCAATAACACTTGGAAGAGAATTTTCTGCCTATTCTTCAGCAATAAGCAGAGACAGGTGGAGAGTTTCTAAAATAATTGAAAGGTTGAAAGAGTTAAACATTGGGGGGACGGCAATAGGAACAGGCTTTAAAGCACCAAAAAAGTATATTTTTTCTGTTATTAACGAGTTAAGGAAGATTACAGGCCTTCCAGTTGCAAGGGCAGAAAACTTGATTGATGCAACTCAGAATTTAGATGTATATGTTGAAGTTTCAGGGATTTTAACAGCACTTTCAGTGAATCTCTTTAAAATTGCCGGAGATTTAAGATTTTTATCCTGTTCTCACATAAATCAGATAATTTTAAAAGAGGTTCAGGCAGGCTCAAGCATTATGCCGGGAAAGGTAAACCCTGTTTTACCTGAGTTTGTTCAATCTTGCGCAATTAAAGTGCAATCAAATCATGTGGCAATCCAGACAGCATGCTCAAACGGAAACCTTGAATTAAATCCATTTTTACCCTTAATTGCACATTCTCTTTTTGAAAGCTTCAAGCTTTTAACTGTTTCCTGTGAAAAATTAAAGTATTGTATTGATACATTGCAACCAAACATAGAAGAGTTTGAAAAGATAAAATACAATGACTTTGTAGTTCTTTATGCTTTATCAACAATTATAGGCTATGAAAAGGCAAAGAATGTTTTTGAAAATGCAAAAGAGAAAGAAATTAGTGTGTACAAATTTGCAATAGAGAATGGTATTGTAAGTAAAAAAGAGCTTGATGAGGCGTTAACCCCTGAAAATCTTTTAAAGTTAGGGTTTTAA
- the hydF gene encoding [FeFe] hydrogenase H-cluster maturation GTPase HydF produces MFGTPSSIKPHIAVFGKRNAGKSSLINALTGQNLAIVSDVAGTTTDPVYKSFELLPFGAVVFIDTAGLDDTGDLGKLRVKKSYEILNKTDLALIVVEKELSEFETNLIKEIEQTGTDYLVVYNKSDIYNYKNIKNGIPVNTKTKEGIDILKKRIIEILEKHKALQSEGLVSDLVNEGGFAVLVVPIDEEAPKGRLILPQVQTIRDILDNDAFCLVVKERELYNALNLLNKDPDIVITDSQAFLKVAADVPDHIPMTSFSILFARYKGDLNLFIEGAKEIENLENGDTVLIMEACSHHQVGDDIGTVKIPRLLRQYTGKKLNFEFYKGKGFDFARKDIKLVIHCGGCMLNRKSMISRMDIFNKNNIKITNYGITIAYTLGILPRALKPFDIDFKY; encoded by the coding sequence ATGTTTGGCACACCTTCCTCAATTAAACCTCACATAGCGGTTTTTGGAAAAAGGAATGCAGGGAAGTCCTCTTTAATAAACGCTTTAACAGGGCAAAACCTTGCAATAGTTTCCGATGTGGCAGGAACAACAACTGACCCTGTTTATAAGTCATTTGAGTTATTACCCTTTGGTGCTGTTGTTTTTATAGATACAGCAGGGCTTGACGATACTGGAGATTTAGGAAAGTTAAGGGTAAAGAAATCTTATGAGATTTTAAATAAGACAGATTTAGCCCTTATTGTTGTTGAAAAAGAATTAAGTGAATTTGAAACAAATCTTATAAAAGAAATTGAACAAACAGGGACAGATTACCTTGTTGTGTACAATAAAAGCGATATTTACAATTATAAAAATATAAAAAACGGAATTCCAGTAAACACAAAAACAAAAGAAGGGATAGATATATTAAAAAAAAGAATAATTGAGATACTTGAAAAGCATAAAGCACTTCAATCTGAGGGGTTGGTTTCAGACCTTGTTAACGAGGGGGGATTCGCGGTTTTGGTTGTTCCCATTGACGAGGAAGCCCCCAAGGGGAGGCTTATTCTTCCTCAGGTGCAGACAATTAGGGATATACTTGATAATGATGCCTTCTGCCTTGTGGTTAAAGAGAGGGAATTGTATAATGCTTTAAACCTTTTAAACAAAGATCCTGACATTGTGATTACCGATTCACAAGCCTTTTTAAAGGTTGCAGCGGATGTGCCTGACCATATTCCGATGACAAGTTTTTCTATTCTCTTTGCAAGGTATAAGGGAGATTTAAACCTATTTATTGAGGGTGCAAAGGAGATTGAAAACCTTGAAAATGGGGACACTGTTTTAATTATGGAAGCCTGCTCCCATCATCAGGTTGGAGATGACATAGGTACTGTTAAAATTCCCAGATTGTTGAGACAGTACACTGGGAAGAAACTAAATTTTGAGTTTTACAAAGGCAAGGGCTTTGATTTTGCAAGAAAAGATATAAAGCTTGTTATCCACTGTGGTGGTTGTATGTTAAACAGAAAGTCAATGATTTCAAGGATGGATATTTTTAACAAAAATAATATAAAAATAACAAATTACGGAATTACAATAGCCTACACCCTGGGAATTCTTCCACGAGCCTTAAAACCCTTTGATATTGACTTTAAGTATTAA
- a CDS encoding FHA domain-containing protein encodes MDFKEIDKIIKSIKKLDDEKQLYLERVEKLEEKKTSISEIVYEKIRGDYEKKIETLNAEIYPLIEQLAVLKSEIDSMLKEIEGEISEVNIKKEEIQVRCDLGEFSQEKADEMIKALEDENKERFELYEKLKKYSEKMDEVLQSNILMQENNTPDLEEPEVIAEDFQEKTADENIADISPGDIEGAFETKTGIQTGISVPVEMEEDGTVFEPSEAVGSNEGKTMLIRQPKLEIIAGGNEGTEFRLKLGTTNIGNDESNDIVIDNPTVEFKHAQIVFEPEGFKIYDFNSEKGIFVNGVKVNECVLKVGDIISLGNVQLKFKE; translated from the coding sequence ATGGATTTTAAAGAGATTGATAAAATTATCAAAAGTATAAAAAAACTTGATGATGAAAAACAACTTTACCTTGAAAGAGTTGAGAAACTTGAGGAGAAAAAAACAAGCATAAGCGAAATTGTGTATGAGAAAATAAGGGGGGATTACGAGAAAAAGATAGAAACCTTGAATGCTGAAATTTATCCACTTATTGAGCAGCTTGCTGTTTTAAAATCAGAGATTGACAGCATGCTTAAAGAGATTGAAGGGGAAATTTCAGAGGTAAACATAAAGAAAGAGGAGATTCAGGTAAGGTGTGATTTAGGTGAATTTTCTCAGGAAAAGGCTGATGAGATGATTAAAGCCCTGGAAGATGAAAACAAGGAAAGGTTTGAATTGTACGAAAAACTTAAAAAATACAGTGAGAAAATGGATGAGGTATTGCAATCAAACATTTTAATGCAGGAAAACAATACCCCAGATTTAGAAGAGCCTGAGGTTATAGCTGAAGATTTTCAGGAAAAAACTGCTGATGAAAATATTGCTGATATTTCCCCGGGTGATATTGAAGGCGCCTTTGAAACAAAGACAGGAATACAAACAGGTATTTCTGTGCCAGTTGAAATGGAAGAAGATGGAACAGTTTTTGAACCTTCTGAGGCTGTTGGAAGTAATGAAGGGAAAACAATGCTTATAAGACAGCCGAAGCTTGAAATTATTGCCGGAGGGAATGAAGGAACTGAGTTCAGGTTAAAATTGGGGACAACAAATATAGGTAATGACGAATCAAACGATATAGTTATAGATAACCCGACTGTTGAATTTAAACATGCGCAAATTGTTTTTGAGCCTGAGGGGTTTAAGATTTATGATTTCAACAGTGAAAAGGGTATATTTGTAAACGGTGTAAAAGTTAATGAATGTGTCCTTAAAGTAGGTGATATAATTAGCCTTGGGAATGTTCAGTTAAAATTTAAAGAGTAA
- a CDS encoding serine/threonine-protein kinase — translation MKFGKYEIIKEIGKGAMGVVYLAFDPIIERQVAIKTMNPQLFQDLEQRERFFREAKSAGILQHPNIVTIYDMGMEGETPYIVMEYVEGEDLDSLIKAKKIDLETALKIMIQLCDALSYAHSKGIIHRDIKPSNIRVLPDKTVKIMDFGIAKKSGSDLTQTGVLLGTVSYMAPEQLKEGKVSPQSDMFSAGIVFYEMLSGDKCFQGDTITSVMYKIVSFNEHHIKLESVPENIENILKRMVAHMPENRFKSCAEISELLKEILIEPTVKVGEGTKTTVLPPPIPQTIEETEPTRVKKVPEQKRKKVMLE, via the coding sequence ATGAAATTTGGCAAATACGAAATAATTAAAGAAATAGGCAAGGGTGCAATGGGGGTAGTTTACCTTGCTTTTGACCCTATTATTGAAAGACAGGTAGCCATAAAAACAATGAATCCCCAGTTGTTTCAGGATTTAGAGCAAAGGGAAAGGTTTTTCAGGGAAGCAAAGTCTGCAGGTATTCTTCAGCATCCTAATATTGTGACAATTTACGATATGGGAATGGAGGGGGAGACCCCTTATATTGTCATGGAGTATGTTGAAGGGGAAGACCTTGATTCTTTAATAAAGGCTAAGAAGATTGACCTTGAAACGGCGTTGAAGATAATGATTCAACTTTGCGATGCTCTATCATATGCCCATTCAAAAGGGATTATTCACAGGGATATTAAGCCTTCAAATATAAGGGTTTTACCTGATAAAACAGTAAAGATAATGGATTTTGGAATTGCAAAAAAAAGTGGTTCAGATTTAACTCAAACAGGGGTTTTATTAGGAACTGTCTCCTATATGGCTCCAGAACAGTTGAAGGAGGGTAAAGTTTCCCCTCAAAGTGATATGTTTTCAGCAGGTATTGTTTTCTATGAAATGCTTTCAGGCGACAAATGTTTTCAGGGAGACACTATTACCTCTGTAATGTATAAAATAGTTTCTTTTAATGAGCATCACATAAAGTTAGAATCAGTACCAGAAAATATAGAAAATATTCTGAAAAGAATGGTTGCTCACATGCCAGAAAACAGGTTTAAATCCTGTGCTGAAATCAGTGAATTATTAAAAGAAATTTTAATTGAACCCACTGTAAAGGTTGGAGAAGGGACGAAAACCACAGTCCTTCCCCCTCCAATTCCTCAAACAATTGAAGAAACGGAACCAACACGGGTAAAAAAGGTTCCTGAACAAAAAAGAAAAAAAGTTATGTTGGAATAG
- a CDS encoding ligand-binding sensor domain-containing diguanylate cyclase, whose translation MKIDKKFLIIFVFILFSLYSKSQLLPLKKYFTENGLVSSQVWSIIEDKHGYIWFGCSSGISKFNGFKFTNFRLQEGLPSESINKLEASKSGIIVASTVKGLAYITDWGKEFKEIPNIGECSDIVIFDSIKEKNKFLKFKPFLFACVKNKGIYRFDFEKKTWSYFGFKKYNPTAIQFLGTKIVFASQKGYIFQSEINGTNIKLIGHTKTITKIKRIKKDKALLISEKAIYLLSNNKINTLAKAESNEEIFFDALIDFKNNLWIASNFGLRKTKEEKNILYTSKNGIPGIRVLSAFESKEGILWFGTNHGVCKLISEDILVFRNPEKRSSSSYISFYYDSDKKTMMIGNTSGVVLVKNNKTKILKSKYLLKFPVWAINKDKKNNYYFATEGGGIVKRSLSGKEWYFKAEKKYLPGNNVTDILIKGETIYASCKEGFAVFKNNKWKVYNITNGLPVSYVRCLENYSKGRILLGTLGNGILIYEKEQFFPLLKETPKEIKSVYAIYYDSKKDIVWAATNYGLAKVKNGKYTLYNTKNGFLPFGLSAVYPVKEYLWIGSDGGALLFDPKKEKVIKILTKDDGLPGNEFTTHNAIAKDDKNHIWFGFFGGAARLDNLGLNEQKVKEFNPKILLTSIKYYYKDKIFTKTALHDAKIIIPYGAKEIFITFDIIWFRNEYSLSMDYKLKGINTNWNKIKDYKDLKIYFTSISPGKHPLFIRISSILSSKQFIKKILEIDTPIPWWQKPFYQALISIFSVFFIITLVQIFSYYKTKKLEEEKRILNKLVEKRTAELASLNKELEEKNNILKELANHDYLTGLYNRRFFMSELNVLKNIASREKNFITCFLIFDIDNFKKINDTYGHIVGDEVLRAIATIIQKNLRRKSDIAARYGGEEFIVALLKSNKKSAMEIAENIRQEVETTKIQIDELTLSLTISGGVHCIDLSKATNKELNQAIEEADKKLYLAKNRGKNRIEG comes from the coding sequence ATGAAAATAGATAAAAAATTTTTAATTATTTTTGTCTTTATATTATTTAGTTTATACTCAAAATCACAATTACTTCCACTCAAGAAATATTTCACAGAAAACGGCCTTGTATCGTCACAGGTGTGGAGTATTATTGAAGATAAACACGGTTATATCTGGTTTGGATGCAGTTCAGGGATTTCAAAATTTAATGGTTTTAAATTCACTAATTTTAGATTACAGGAAGGACTGCCCAGTGAGTCTATCAATAAATTAGAGGCCTCAAAATCAGGAATTATCGTTGCGTCTACAGTTAAAGGATTGGCATATATTACAGATTGGGGAAAAGAATTTAAAGAAATTCCAAATATAGGAGAGTGTTCTGATATAGTAATTTTTGACTCTATTAAAGAAAAAAATAAGTTTCTTAAATTTAAACCCTTTTTATTTGCATGTGTAAAAAACAAAGGGATATACCGTTTTGATTTTGAAAAAAAAACATGGTCATACTTTGGTTTTAAAAAATATAACCCTACAGCTATTCAATTTTTAGGAACAAAAATTGTATTTGCTTCCCAGAAAGGATATATCTTTCAATCTGAAATTAATGGGACAAACATAAAATTAATTGGGCACACAAAAACAATAACAAAAATAAAAAGAATAAAAAAAGATAAGGCACTGCTTATTTCAGAAAAAGCCATTTACCTATTATCTAACAATAAAATCAACACACTTGCAAAAGCAGAAAGCAATGAAGAGATATTTTTTGATGCATTAATAGATTTCAAAAATAATCTCTGGATTGCAAGCAACTTTGGATTAAGAAAAACTAAAGAAGAAAAAAACATTTTATACACCAGTAAAAACGGAATCCCCGGAATAAGGGTTTTAAGTGCTTTTGAGAGTAAAGAAGGAATTTTATGGTTTGGAACAAACCATGGGGTTTGCAAATTAATATCCGAAGATATTCTTGTTTTCAGAAATCCTGAAAAGAGAAGTTCTTCAAGTTATATCTCCTTTTATTATGATAGTGATAAAAAAACAATGATGATAGGCAATACAAGTGGAGTTGTCCTTGTAAAGAACAATAAAACAAAAATTTTGAAATCAAAATACCTTTTAAAATTTCCTGTCTGGGCAATAAATAAAGATAAAAAGAACAATTATTACTTCGCTACTGAAGGAGGAGGCATAGTTAAAAGAAGCCTTTCAGGAAAAGAATGGTATTTTAAAGCTGAAAAAAAATACCTTCCAGGAAACAATGTAACCGATATTTTAATTAAAGGGGAAACAATTTATGCATCCTGCAAAGAAGGGTTTGCCGTCTTCAAAAATAACAAATGGAAAGTCTACAATATAACAAATGGGTTACCTGTTTCATATGTTAGATGCCTGGAAAATTATAGTAAAGGACGAATACTGTTAGGAACTTTAGGCAATGGTATTTTAATCTATGAAAAAGAGCAATTTTTCCCTCTTTTAAAAGAAACCCCTAAAGAAATAAAATCTGTTTACGCAATTTACTATGATAGTAAGAAAGATATTGTCTGGGCTGCAACTAATTATGGGTTGGCAAAAGTCAAAAACGGGAAATACACTTTATACAACACAAAAAACGGCTTTTTACCCTTTGGTCTGTCTGCAGTCTATCCTGTAAAAGAATACCTCTGGATAGGAAGTGACGGCGGGGCATTGTTGTTTGACCCCAAGAAAGAAAAAGTAATTAAAATTCTAACAAAGGACGATGGATTACCTGGGAATGAATTTACCACTCATAATGCAATTGCCAAAGATGATAAAAATCATATATGGTTTGGCTTTTTCGGTGGTGCTGCAAGGCTTGATAATTTAGGCCTCAATGAACAAAAAGTAAAAGAATTTAATCCTAAAATACTTTTAACATCAATAAAATACTATTACAAAGACAAAATTTTTACAAAAACAGCTTTACATGACGCAAAAATAATTATTCCTTATGGAGCAAAAGAAATTTTCATCACCTTTGACATTATATGGTTTAGAAATGAATATAGCCTCAGCATGGATTACAAACTAAAAGGAATAAACACAAACTGGAACAAAATAAAAGATTATAAAGATTTAAAAATTTACTTTACTTCCATAAGTCCTGGTAAACACCCACTTTTTATTCGAATTTCATCTATACTCAGCAGTAAACAATTTATTAAGAAAATACTTGAGATTGACACTCCAATACCATGGTGGCAAAAACCTTTTTATCAGGCTTTAATAAGTATTTTCTCAGTTTTTTTTATCATAACACTTGTGCAAATTTTTTCTTATTACAAAACAAAAAAACTTGAAGAAGAAAAGAGAATTTTAAATAAACTTGTTGAAAAAAGAACTGCTGAACTTGCAAGCTTAAACAAAGAACTTGAAGAAAAAAACAATATACTGAAAGAGCTTGCAAACCACGACTATCTGACAGGGCTATACAACAGAAGGTTTTTTATGAGTGAACTAAATGTACTAAAAAACATTGCTTCGAGGGAGAAAAATTTCATTACCTGTTTTTTAATTTTTGACATAGACAACTTTAAAAAAATAAACGACACCTACGGGCATATTGTTGGAGATGAAGTATTGAGAGCAATTGCAACAATAATACAGAAAAATTTAAGAAGGAAAAGTGATATTGCTGCAAGGTATGGAGGAGAGGAATTTATAGTAGCTTTACTTAAAAGCAATAAAAAGTCAGCAATGGAAATAGCCGAAAATATAAGACAAGAGGTTGAAACAACAAAAATTCAAATAGACGAATTAACCCTTTCTCTAACAATAAGTGGAGGAGTACATTGTATAGATCTGTCTAAAGCAACAAACAAAGAGTTAAACCAGGCTATTGAAGAAGCAGACAAAAAACTTTATTTAGCTAAAAACAGAGGGAAAAACAGAATTGAGGGATAA